The Argentina anserina chromosome 5, drPotAnse1.1, whole genome shotgun sequence genome includes the window CATTCAGGCCCTTTTCTCGAAGTCTGTGGTGTGGTCATCATCTCTACTGTTTCCTTCTAGTGGCTCATCGAAACCACTTTTGTCCTCTCCAAATTGAGCTCCACCAGCAGAAAAGCTGTTGTCAGTAGCACCAAAACCACCGGTACTAGCACTGTCAAAAGTGTTTTGAGTAGCATAATTTCCACTGCCACTGCTGTTGTAACCAACTCCACTTCCGCCGTATCCACCACCAGTGTTTCCAGAGCCGTAGCTGTCACCTCCATAAccaccaccgccaccaccaTATCCACCGCCACCATaaccaccacctcctcccCCATAGCCACCACCTCCTCCATAGCCACCGCCACCTCCATAGCTAGGACGAGGCCTATCAGTAGCATAATTCACCCTTACACGGCGTCCATGAAGCTCCTACAAGAATTTTTAAGACATTTCATGATATAAAAGCAGATTTTGCATTTTAAAACTGAACATATTGTTACTCAATATACTCAAAATAACTAATCATACCAGTATACATGATGCTGAAATTTTATCAAGCATGTAAAAATGAGATTTGCAGGATAAACAAATCaaaacttaaaataaaaatattcccTAGTCTTACACCCGAGATTCATCAGTAGGTACTATGgactaaataatttaatattaaaGTGAGATAATTACTTGACCGTCCAACGCCTGGATGGCACTTGATGCCTCCTCGCTGGAAGTGTAAGTAACAAATCCAAAGCCTCTCGATCTACCAGTGTCACGGTCTGTGATGATTCTTACTACAACATTAACCAAGCCAGTCAGTATTAAAGCTCAAACTTTTACAACAAACACAAGGACTaagcaaataaaaaatagaacAAAGTACTTAAAAGTATTACCATCAACAACTTCACCATATTTGGCAAACTCTTCCCTCAAGCTTTGTTCATCACTCTGAAATGAAACACCtgcattacaaaagaagaatgagaACCCTTGAACACAAAATCTCTCCCAACAGGTTTAAGATAATAGGAGAGTACCTCCAATAAATAGCTTAGAGCTTTGCCCAGTTGTCATGCATCTTATGGCCTGAAAGAGCGACGGCCTGGAAGGAGCCAATTCAGATCCGAGCTGCCTGGTCGCAGTCTGCTTAAGTATATTGCTGAATTTACTCAAGAACGCCATCTCAGCCTACAAAAGAGcacaacaaaacacaaacaatCTTCAAGAATCACATTTTCAAGAATCTATTCCACATCACACACAGCACTGAAAACAACAATCATCacccaaaacaacaaaaaaccaaaaccccCCTAAAACCCTagtcaaattttttctctaATTTCATGAAATCCGATAAACCCAACACTCCATTTATATGAGCTTATACAACTATTCTGCCCCCATTTCACTCTCAACAAAAAGCGAGATTAccagggttt containing:
- the LOC126794289 gene encoding glycine-rich RNA-binding protein 3, mitochondrial isoform X2, whose product is MAFLSKFSNILKQTATRQLGSELAPSRPSLFQAIRCMTTGQSSKLFIGGVSFQSDEQSLREEFAKYGEVVDVRIITDRDTGRSRGFGFVTYTSSEEASSAIQALDGQELHGRRVRVNYATDRPRPSYGGGGYGGGGYGGGGGGYGGDSYGSGNTGGGYGGSGVGYNSSGSGNYATQNTFDSASTGGFGATDNSFSAGGAQFGEDKSGFDEPLEGNSRDDDHTTDFEKRA
- the LOC126794289 gene encoding glycine-rich RNA-binding protein 3, mitochondrial isoform X1, with product MAFLSKFSNILKQTATRQLGSELAPSRPSLFQAIRCMTTGQSSKLFIGGVSFQSDEQSLREEFAKYGEVVDVRIITDRDTGRSRGFGFVTYTSSEEASSAIQALDGQELHGRRVRVNYATDRPRPSYGGGGGYGGGGGYGGGGGGYGGGGYGGGGGGYGGDSYGSGNTGGGYGGSGVGYNSSGSGNYATQNTFDSASTGGFGATDNSFSAGGAQFGEDKSGFDEPLEGNSRDDDHTTDFEKRA